In Ipomoea triloba cultivar NCNSP0323 chromosome 7, ASM357664v1, a single genomic region encodes these proteins:
- the LOC116024063 gene encoding uncharacterized protein LOC116024063, producing MFDKLLNAVNCPANQRVPFAVYYLTKAADNWWATVGPDLLQDPAFGWEEFKVELREQFYTERIKGIKCEEFLRLKQKRATIQEYHDNYVELMRFAQEIVPDEASKARRFVRGLDWDVRREIAPFMCSTLKEAYDRASDHYQVYLDQQEVYGRSKRKANDKSRKFPSGNNKANQDRLMGEKDEGFMISFSVGEFFAANLRLGGDDVMLWF from the exons ATGTTCGACAAATTGCTTAACGCGGTGAATTGTCCTGCGAATCAACGAGTACCTTTTGCGGTCTATTACCTGACGAAAgccgcagacaactggtgggcaACTGTTGGACCTGACCTCCTGCAAGAcccagcgtttggttgggaagaattcaaaGTGGAATTGAGAGAACAATTCTACACCGAGCGTATAAAAGGGATTAAATGCGAGGAATTTCTACGACTAAAGCAAAAGAGAGCAACTATCCAAGAATACCATGATAATTACGTGGAGCTGATGCGTTTCGCGCAAGAGATTGTGCCTGATGAGGCGAGTAAGGCACGGAGATTTGTTCGAGGATTGGATTGGGATGTGAGAAGGGAGATtgcaccattcatgtgctctactctGAAAGAGGCGTACGATAGAGCCTCGGATCATTATCAGGTGTACTTGGACCAACAGGAAGTTTACGGCCGAAGTAAAAGGAAGGCTAATGATAAATCACGGAAGTTTCCGTCAGGAAACAATAAAGCTAACCAAG accggttgatgggagaaaAGGATGAAGGTTTCATgatttctttctccgtgggtgagttctttgctgcgAATTtgaggcttggaggtgatgatgtgatgttgtggttttag